In Actinomadura luteofluorescens, the sequence CGCCCCCGCTCCCCCCGGCGGGGGATCCGGTTCGGCCCCGGGAGGGAGGGCGGCGGCGCCCCCGCCGGACATGATCATCCGTATGACCGCGCCCTCCCGTCCCGCCGCTCCCGCACCTCCGGCGGTCACGTCCGCGCCTCCGGCGATCACCTCCGCGCCTCCGGCGGTCACGTCCGCGCCTCCGGCGATGCGGCACGCCCCGCGCTGGGCGCACCTGGCCGCCCACGCGATCACCCTGCTCGCGCTGCCGTCCGGCGTCTGGCGGCTCGGCCTCGCCTTGGGCTTCCCCCTCGGATACACCGAGGAGGGCTATCGGACCGTCTGCCCGCCCGGCTTCTGGGGACCCGCCTACCTGGTCCTGCTCGCCGTCCTCAGCGAGGGCGCCGCCCTCCTGGCGCTCGGCCTCGTGCGGCCGTGGGGCGAGGTCGTCCCGCGCTGGATCCCGTTCGCCGGCGGCCGGACCGTCCCGCCCCTGGCGGCCCTGATCCCCGCGTGGGCGGGCGTCGCCGTCCTCGCCGTGCTGTGGACGCCCCTGGCGGCCTGGTGGAGCATGCCCGCGGACGACATGACCCCGGCGGGCCACACCGCGGTCGGGTTCCTCTACCTCCCTCTCGTGGCCTGGGCGCCGCTCCTCGCCGCCCTCGCCGTCGCCTACCGGCGCCGCCGCCGGGAACGTCCTCCACCCGCGCGCGCCTGACGGCGTCAGTCCGCGGGCGCGCTCCAGGCGACGGGGAGGGCGGAGGGGCCGTTGATGACGTGGCCCGGCTTGCGGGTGATCTCGTCCGACGGCACCGCCAGCCGCAGGGACGGCAGCTCGCGGGTGAGCAGCGCCACGGCCGTCTCCACCTCCATGTGCCCGAGATGGCGCCCGATGCAGTGGTGCGGCCCGTAGCCGAAGGACAGGTGCCGGTTCGGCGTGCGGCCGAAGTCCATGCGGTGCGGGTCGGTGAACACGCGCGGGTCGCAGTTCGCGGCGTCGTGGGACGGGATGACCAGGTCCCCGGGCCGCAGCCGCTCACCGCTCGGCAGCGTCACCTCGCGGGTGACCCGGCGCGGCAGGTCGTCCGCCGCGGTCGTGGAGAACAGGCGCTCCAGCTCGGTGACGGCGCCGGGGACGGCCTCGGGATGGGCGCTGAGGTAGCCGTACGCGGTCTCGTGGTCCTCGTAGGGGTGGGTGAGCAGGACGTGGATCTGCGTGCCGATGCTGCTCGCCACCGTCTCCCAGCCTCCGAGCACCAGCGTCAGCGGCAGCTTGACCTGGCGGTCGAACGGCAGGTCCGCGGCGCCCACGGCGACCCGGGACAGCAGGTCCTCGGACGGGTCGCGCCGCCGCTCCTCCACCAGGCCGCTCAGGTAGCCGACCATCGCCATCTGCGCCTCGGCCGCGTCGACGCGGGTCTGGGCGCTGGTGCCGAGGAACGCGTCGCCCCACGCGTGGAAGCGCAGCCGGTCCTCCTGCGGGAGGCCCATCATGTCGCAGATCAGGTCGAGCGAGAACGGCAGCGCGAAGGCGGTGACGAGGTCGGCGGGCTCCTTGCCCGCGAGCATCGCCGTCAGCTGCGCGGCGGCCCGCTCCCGCGCCGTGCGCCGCAGCCGCTCGGTGGCCTGTGGCGAGAACCAGTCCTTGACGGCGCCGCGGACGGCCGCGTGGTCCTCCAGGTCGAGCCCCAGCATCGTGCCTTCGAGGTCGACGGCGTCGGCGTCCAGGGCGGCCTCCCTGGAGAACACCTCCTGGTTGCGCAGCACCTGCTCGACGTCGTGGTAGCGGGTGACGAGCTTGGCCGTTCCGCCGTCGTGGCGCCGCACCTCGGCGACTCCGGTGCCGGTCTCGCGGATCTCGTGGTAGCGCGCGTTCTTGTGCAGCCCCGGCCTGTTGACGCCGTCGGCGTCGCTGTCCAGCGGATGCGGGATGCGGGCGGGTGCGGACTTCTCCGGGGCGGCGTCGAGGGCCATGCGGCGGATCCCTTCGTCGTTCGGACGCGGCAGGGTTCGATGGCCGGACCGTCAGGGGCAGGCCGGACGAAGCCCACGATTCGGAATGCCTGCCAGAAGGACTTCCACGCCCGCGCGGATCACAAACCCATGATCGTCCCCTTGCCCCGCAGGGCCTCGACGCGCTCGGGCGGCAGGGCCAGGACGTCCCGGAGGACCTCGTCCGTGTGCTCGCCCAGGGCGGGGGCCGGGACCGGGGGCGGGGACGCCTCACCGAGCCGCACGGGCGAGCCCGGGGCCAGGTGCGGGCCCACGCCCGGCTGGTCGAGCGGCGCCATGAGCGGCTCGTCCCGCAGCCCGGCGGCCACCTCCGCGAAGTCGCGGTAGCGGGACCACAGGACGGACGTCCCCTCCAGCCCGCCGGCGACCTGCTCGCAGGTGCGGGACGCGAACCAGGACGCGAGCACGCCGCCGAGCGCCTCCCGGTGGCCGTAGCGGTCGCCGGCGCGGCGGAAGTCGGCGCCCAGGGCGCGTTCGAGGGCCTCGACCACCTCGCCGAGGCCGGTCGCCTCCACCAGGTCGCGCCAGTGCCGGGCGGTGAGGATCGCGACCATCACCCGCCCGTCGGCCGTGGCGAAGTCGCGGCCGAAGTCGCCGAAGAGGTGGTTGCCGAGGCGCGCTCTGGGCTCCCCGAGCTGGGCCTCCGCGAGGTACCCGAG encodes:
- a CDS encoding cytochrome P450, whose amino-acid sequence is MALDAAPEKSAPARIPHPLDSDADGVNRPGLHKNARYHEIRETGTGVAEVRRHDGGTAKLVTRYHDVEQVLRNQEVFSREAALDADAVDLEGTMLGLDLEDHAAVRGAVKDWFSPQATERLRRTARERAAAQLTAMLAGKEPADLVTAFALPFSLDLICDMMGLPQEDRLRFHAWGDAFLGTSAQTRVDAAEAQMAMVGYLSGLVEERRRDPSEDLLSRVAVGAADLPFDRQVKLPLTLVLGGWETVASSIGTQIHVLLTHPYEDHETAYGYLSAHPEAVPGAVTELERLFSTTAADDLPRRVTREVTLPSGERLRPGDLVIPSHDAANCDPRVFTDPHRMDFGRTPNRHLSFGYGPHHCIGRHLGHMEVETAVALLTRELPSLRLAVPSDEITRKPGHVINGPSALPVAWSAPAD